Proteins encoded by one window of Desulfuromonas sp.:
- a CDS encoding ABC transporter ATP-binding protein produces MLMSKPPTSLKTYLWTLFQFAGRRVLFSIVLLFAVGLTEGVGLVMLLPLLQGFGIEAGQGGGGQIIDLVARAFGFFGLETTLVSILVAGTVLTIGRAALLRWQNINDTALQTTYVLRMQERLYRAVSRANWLFFSRQRPSDLTFLLTYEVSRCGAVANFVIDLVAGLVLAAVYLGLALQLSPAMTGMVSLCGLAMILLLKHRNRVAWETGEKLSEAGAGMQAVLSEHLGGMKTARSFGAEGRHVEVFSRHAEQMRERHCQAVRNQASTSFWFKALSALVLAVIVYLAVEVFVVPAAEMILLVLLFSRIMPRFSGLQEGYQNLLNFLPAFEVVGNMQARLEEAAESLGELAGPVPLQRSLRLSGVSFGYGGDAVLADLELDIGAGEVVAIVGRSGAGKTTLVDLVMGLLTPSAGQILIDGQPLTKKTLRGWRSQVGYVAQEAFLFNDTIRGNLLWACPEASEEQIWEALGMASAKKFVRDLPEGLDTVVEDRGGRFSGGERQRLALARALLRKPSLLILDEATSALDGVNESQVLRAVEGLRGKVTVLLISHRLSAVRFADSIHVLDRGRVVQSGQWDGLLADRDGLFHATFQSQVMEAGGGN; encoded by the coding sequence ATGCTGATGAGCAAACCTCCCACATCCCTGAAGACCTACCTGTGGACCCTCTTCCAGTTCGCTGGGCGGCGGGTTCTCTTCAGCATCGTTCTGCTCTTTGCCGTTGGCCTCACCGAGGGGGTCGGTCTCGTCATGCTGCTGCCACTGCTGCAGGGATTCGGGATCGAAGCCGGGCAGGGCGGCGGCGGTCAAATCATCGACCTGGTTGCAAGGGCCTTCGGTTTTTTCGGGCTCGAGACCACCCTGGTCAGCATCCTGGTGGCGGGCACCGTGCTCACCATCGGGCGGGCCGCGCTGTTGCGCTGGCAGAACATCAATGACACAGCGCTCCAGACGACTTATGTCCTGCGGATGCAGGAGCGGCTCTACAGGGCCGTTTCCCGCGCCAACTGGCTCTTCTTCTCCCGGCAGCGTCCTTCTGACCTGACTTTTCTTCTGACCTACGAAGTCTCGCGATGCGGCGCGGTGGCCAACTTCGTCATCGACCTGGTGGCCGGGCTGGTCCTGGCGGCCGTTTACCTCGGCCTGGCGTTGCAGCTCTCTCCGGCAATGACCGGCATGGTCAGCCTCTGCGGACTGGCCATGATCCTGCTGCTCAAGCACAGGAACAGGGTGGCCTGGGAGACCGGCGAGAAGCTCTCCGAGGCCGGCGCGGGAATGCAGGCCGTTCTCAGCGAGCATCTCGGGGGGATGAAAACGGCGAGAAGCTTCGGTGCCGAGGGGCGGCACGTCGAGGTTTTTTCCCGCCATGCCGAACAGATGCGGGAGCGCCACTGCCAGGCGGTTCGCAACCAGGCATCGACCTCCTTCTGGTTCAAGGCCCTTTCGGCCCTTGTCCTTGCCGTGATCGTCTACCTCGCCGTCGAGGTGTTTGTCGTCCCTGCGGCGGAGATGATCCTTCTTGTCCTTCTGTTCTCCCGCATCATGCCGAGGTTTTCGGGATTGCAGGAGGGGTACCAGAACCTGCTCAACTTTCTCCCCGCCTTTGAGGTCGTGGGGAACATGCAGGCCCGGCTGGAGGAGGCCGCCGAGTCTCTTGGCGAGCTGGCCGGCCCGGTCCCTTTGCAGCGCTCCCTGCGTCTTTCCGGTGTCAGCTTCGGCTACGGCGGCGATGCTGTCCTTGCTGACCTGGAGCTGGACATCGGCGCGGGAGAGGTGGTGGCCATTGTCGGGCGTTCCGGTGCGGGCAAGACCACGCTGGTCGATCTGGTCATGGGCCTGTTGACCCCCAGTGCGGGCCAGATTCTCATCGACGGCCAACCCCTGACAAAAAAGACGCTCCGGGGGTGGCGCAGTCAGGTCGGCTATGTGGCCCAGGAGGCCTTTCTTTTTAATGACACGATTCGCGGAAACCTCCTTTGGGCCTGCCCGGAAGCCAGCGAGGAGCAGATATGGGAAGCTCTTGGCATGGCATCTGCAAAAAAATTCGTAAGGGATCTGCCAGAGGGGCTCGACACGGTCGTCGAGGACCGGGGCGGCAGGTTTTCGGGGGGGGAACGCCAGCGACTGGCCCTCGCCCGGGCCCTGCTGCGCAAGCCCTCTCTTCTGATCCTTGATGAAGCGACCAGCGCATTGGACGGCGTCAACGAAAGCCAGGTCCTGCGAGCGGTGGAGGGACTGCGGGGGAAGGTGACAGTCTTGCTGATCTCCCACAGGCTTTCCGCGGTCCGTTTCGCCGACTCCATCCATGTCCTTGACCGGGGGCGAGTGGTCCAGTCCGGGCAGTGGGACGGCCTTTTGGCCGATCGGGATGGGCTTTTTCACGCCACTTTTCAGTCGCAGGTCATGGAGGCCGGTGGCGGTAATTAG
- a CDS encoding outer membrane beta-barrel protein, with translation MKIKCALVLSLALCALFYGKAMAQEWGEATGSSDGSSISIKTSPLGQRATARELFGSERGYIHPFVSVGGYYTDNLYNVDEDEVASPREESEWVGTITPGIWLAFPASRQQLLQMSTQNISPGGLEISRFKTDAERRSQAYALYSAEFNFHKNFPGEDVVNHRAEGMLLHNFRGGLTVELADVFEINHDEYATNVGSQRDEFKSNIVSLLGNYQISSKLRVRADFSLFSLNYDNAARNGFRDRDDTAVSGYVFFKVRPKTSLFLEYEFVDVVYDQDFSPDSVEHHYFGGVQWDVSAKSRGRFKAGYGQKDFDDPTIKDSDDFLLEFQFDHRFSPKTSGYIQAYRKTNETDVGEYKEIFTDSLQLGYAQKIRTKLNGAVNLYYVRDSYRGRGQTNGIQIDDRKDDYYSAGFSLGYDLQEWLALSLGYTFTLRDSNFNIFDYKDNTTFLSLTTAL, from the coding sequence GTGAAGATCAAATGTGCGCTTGTTCTGTCTTTGGCGCTCTGCGCCCTGTTCTATGGAAAGGCGATGGCCCAGGAGTGGGGTGAGGCCACTGGCAGCTCTGATGGCTCCTCCATCTCCATCAAGACCTCCCCTCTAGGGCAAAGGGCCACGGCCAGGGAACTCTTCGGAAGCGAGAGGGGGTACATCCATCCCTTCGTCTCCGTGGGCGGGTATTACACGGACAACCTCTACAATGTCGACGAGGACGAAGTCGCATCGCCACGCGAAGAGAGCGAATGGGTCGGCACCATCACCCCCGGCATTTGGTTGGCCTTTCCTGCGAGCCGCCAGCAGCTGCTGCAGATGTCGACCCAGAACATCTCCCCCGGCGGCCTTGAAATCAGCCGCTTCAAAACCGATGCAGAACGTAGAAGCCAGGCGTATGCCCTCTATAGTGCGGAATTCAATTTCCACAAAAACTTCCCCGGCGAGGATGTGGTCAACCATCGGGCCGAGGGGATGCTGTTGCACAACTTCCGGGGCGGCCTGACCGTGGAGTTGGCCGATGTCTTTGAAATAAACCACGATGAATATGCCACCAACGTGGGATCCCAACGGGACGAGTTCAAATCGAACATCGTCAGCCTCCTCGGCAATTACCAGATCAGTTCAAAGCTCCGGGTGCGGGCCGATTTCTCCCTTTTCAGCTTGAACTATGACAATGCCGCCCGCAACGGCTTTCGGGACCGCGATGATACCGCGGTGTCCGGCTACGTCTTCTTCAAGGTCCGGCCCAAGACCTCACTTTTCCTCGAGTACGAGTTCGTCGACGTGGTTTACGATCAGGATTTTTCTCCGGACAGCGTGGAGCATCATTATTTCGGGGGTGTCCAATGGGATGTGTCCGCCAAGTCCCGTGGCAGGTTCAAAGCGGGATACGGGCAAAAGGATTTTGATGACCCGACGATAAAAGACAGTGACGATTTTCTCCTGGAATTCCAGTTCGACCATCGCTTCTCTCCCAAGACGTCAGGATATATCCAGGCCTACCGGAAAACCAACGAAACCGACGTTGGCGAGTACAAGGAGATTTTCACCGACAGCCTCCAGCTGGGGTATGCCCAGAAGATCAGGACCAAACTCAACGGTGCCGTTAACCTGTACTATGTCCGGGACAGTTACCGCGGCAGGGGCCAAACCAACGGCATCCAGATTGATGACCGCAAGGACGACTATTACAGTGCGGGCTTCTCCCTCGGTTACGATCTTCAGGAGTGGCTCGCCCTAAGCCTTGGTTACACCTTTACCCTGAGGGACTCCAACTTCAATATTTTCGACTACAAGGACAACACCACTTTTCTTAGCCTGACGACAGCGCTTTAA
- a CDS encoding sugar transferase, protein MVKDQAALKKRAHLALDLVLTGLAFVAAYYMKRHWLGDMSGLSIDPNYYLVLLATLVCCAISFDFFGFYDPSRGRRFDDVLVRIVKGVGVGTVGVVVLFYLLKEEDVSRLLMGVFFLLNVVLLVISREVVRVIRTHQLKRGVSKREILVVGSRERAKDMIRYVLATEELGYSVVGCLEVSPGAVGTQVTEDVSVIGSMDDFQDVLLNMAVDEVIFAMPLGLIDNVLDHIGFAEEVWVNVRVLPDWQFQKLMYQPEIASVFIEPFAGIPTLALSSTPRKGVELLFKEFIDRASALLGLAILSPLFLLVALMIRLGSEGPVFFRQERSGLNGRVFNMYKFRTMVQDAEKLKKNLAGTNEMDGPVFKMKNDPRVTKIGRFLRKTSLDELPQLINVVMGEMSLVGPRPPLPSEVREYTPWQRRRLSMKPGLTCIWQVSGRNEISFEEWMRMDLEYIDKWSLMLDLKLLFKTVPTVLLGTGR, encoded by the coding sequence ATGGTTAAAGATCAGGCTGCCTTGAAAAAGAGGGCACACCTCGCTCTCGACCTTGTATTGACAGGCTTGGCTTTTGTTGCCGCCTACTACATGAAGCGGCACTGGTTAGGCGATATGTCCGGTCTTTCCATTGATCCGAATTATTACCTGGTTCTTCTGGCCACCTTGGTCTGCTGCGCCATCTCATTCGATTTCTTCGGGTTTTACGACCCGAGCCGGGGCAGACGCTTCGATGACGTTCTGGTTCGGATTGTCAAAGGGGTCGGCGTGGGGACCGTAGGGGTGGTCGTCCTCTTTTACCTGCTGAAGGAGGAAGATGTCAGCCGTTTGCTGATGGGGGTCTTTTTCCTTCTGAATGTCGTTCTCCTTGTCATCTCCCGGGAGGTGGTAAGGGTCATTCGCACCCACCAGCTGAAGCGAGGTGTGTCCAAGAGGGAGATTCTCGTGGTCGGCAGCCGGGAGCGGGCCAAGGACATGATCCGCTACGTGCTGGCCACCGAGGAGTTGGGATACAGCGTCGTCGGTTGCCTGGAGGTCTCTCCCGGGGCGGTCGGAACGCAGGTGACCGAAGACGTTTCCGTGATCGGGTCCATGGACGATTTCCAGGATGTTTTGCTCAACATGGCGGTCGATGAAGTCATCTTCGCCATGCCCCTGGGGTTGATTGACAATGTACTCGATCACATCGGGTTTGCCGAAGAGGTCTGGGTCAATGTCCGGGTCCTGCCGGACTGGCAGTTCCAGAAGCTCATGTACCAACCGGAGATCGCTTCGGTTTTCATTGAACCCTTTGCCGGGATACCGACACTGGCCCTTTCCTCCACGCCTCGAAAAGGGGTCGAGTTGTTGTTCAAAGAGTTTATCGACCGTGCTTCCGCCCTGCTCGGTCTGGCTATTCTCTCGCCTCTCTTTCTGTTGGTTGCGCTGATGATCAGGCTGGGCAGCGAGGGCCCGGTTTTCTTCCGCCAGGAGCGGAGCGGTCTCAACGGGCGTGTCTTCAACATGTATAAATTCCGCACCATGGTTCAGGATGCGGAAAAGCTGAAGAAGAACCTGGCCGGAACCAACGAGATGGACGGCCCGGTCTTCAAAATGAAAAATGACCCCCGGGTGACAAAAATCGGCAGATTTCTGCGCAAGACCAGCCTGGACGAACTGCCCCAGTTGATCAACGTGGTGATGGGGGAGATGAGTCTCGTGGGCCCCCGGCCTCCGCTACCTTCGGAGGTTCGGGAGTACACCCCCTGGCAGCGCCGTCGCCTCTCCATGAAACCGGGTCTGACGTGCATCTGGCAGGTGAGCGGCCGCAACGAAATCAGCTTCGAGGAGTGGATGCGCATGGACCTGGAGTATATCGACAAGTGGTCGCTGATGCTCGACCTCAAGTTGCTTTTTAAGACGGTACCGACCGTTCTCCTGGGAACCGGTCGCTGA